A segment of the Nitrospirota bacterium genome:
CGGTGCTGTGCTCTGCTCCTTCACGGCGGTGCCTCCTTTCATGGCCGGAATGCCTCCGGCTGGGTTTGGTCACCCGAAAGGTTGCCACCGCCTTTTTCCTATTTCCACACTTTCTGACTATACCTCCGCTTGTGCCGCGTCCGGTCACTTTGTTGAACTCTTTTCTTCATAGACTCACCCAGCGAAGCTGGCCTTTGGTGACCCCCGTGAGGATGGTTTGCAGTTTTGGCACGAGCGGTCGGAGGTCCCAAAGGCGGTTGCTCGGAGCCTGCAGGACAACGACGGCGATATTGAATTGCGGAAGATCTTGTTGGAAGGCGAGGTTGCGGTCGACGGTCACGAAGACATCGAATTGCTCCTGCGCCAAGGCGAGCAAGTCGCCGTTCTTGATGCCCGCCCACCCCTGTTGCGGGACGGTCGCAACCTCG
Coding sequences within it:
- a CDS encoding DUF5615 family PIN-like protein, which translates into the protein MRILLDECVDRRFAKEIAGHEVATVPQQGWAGIKNGDLLALAQEQFDVFVTVDRNLAFQQDLPQFNIAVVVLQAPSNRLWDLRPLVPKLQTILTGVTKGQLRWVSL